One Mercurialis annua linkage group LG3, ddMerAnnu1.2, whole genome shotgun sequence DNA window includes the following coding sequences:
- the LOC126672703 gene encoding uncharacterized protein LOC126672703: MALEKIRGRADDSFVKLPSYLYLLQIANSGSFVRLQTTEDNSFLYVFIALDASIKGWTSCMPLVAVDGTFLKSAYGGTLLSASTQDGNGKILPLAFSVADSENNESWEWFIQNLREAFGLREGMCIILDRHESIKNAIEKVYPEVSHGICTFHLYNNLKTNFRKKSKDFIKTFFKAARAYTKDKFDFYMAEIDDMDARIRPYLEKVGYAKWARAHITNNRHLMMTTNVAESLNAKIRGVRELPITPLLEYLRALVQEWTYTNRFSAMSTFTSVSKRAENMLHENYIDSLKMKIRRGEFSFAHFFAEFTDTTGKRAKMPQKN, encoded by the exons ATGGCTCTTGAAAAAATAAGAGGAAGAGCCGATGATTCATTTGTAAAGCTGCCGTCTTATTTATATCTCCTACAAATTGCAAATTCAGGATCATTTGTGAGATTACAAACTACAGAAGACAACAGCTTTCTCTATGTGTTCATTGCTTTAGATGCTTCAATAAAAGGCTGGACTTCGTGTATGCCTTTGGTAGCAGTTGATGGCACATTTCTAAAGTCAGCTTATGGTGGAACACTGCTCTCAGCAAGTACACAAGATGGAAACGGAAAAATTTTGCCCTTAGCGTTTTCAGTGGCAGATTCTGAAAATAATGAATCATGGGAATGgtttattcaaaatttaagagaGGCATTTGGATTGAGAGAGGGAATGTGTATTATTTTGGATCGGCATGAGAGCATAAAAAATGCAATTGAAAAGGTATATCCTGAAGTTAGCCATGGAATATGCACCTTTCATTTGTACAACAACCTCAAAACAAATTTCAGGAAGAAATCAAAAGATTTCATAAAAACATTTTTCAAAGCAGCAAGGGCATACACTaaagataaatttgatttttacatGGCTGAAATTGACGATATGGATGCGCGTATAAGGCCGTATCTAGAAAAAGTGGGGTATGCAAAATGGGCGAGGGCACATATTACAAACAATAGACATTTGATGATGACAACAAATGTGGCAGAATCTTTGAATGCAAAAATTAGAGGTGTAAGGGAACTACCAATAACACCTTTGTTAGAGTACCTACGAGCATTGGTTCAAGAATGGACATATACAAATAGGTTCTCAGCCATGTCAACCTTCACAAGCGTTTCAAAAAGAGCTGAAAACATGCTACATGAAAACTACATTGATTCGCTGAAAATGAAG ATTCGAAGAGGAGAATTTTCTTTTGCACATTTTTTTGCGGAGTTTACGGACACAACAGGAAAACGTGCAAAAATGCCccaaaaaaattga